The nucleotide sequence AGTTGGCCGTACCGCCCCGCATTTCTGGGCCGTAGGAGGGGATCCACGACACGTTGTAGCCGGCGCGCATTCCCGCTTCGGCGAGAACCAGCCCGAGGAGCAAAATCCCCTGACCACCGAACCCGGCCACCTTGAGCCTTGGGTTGCGGTAACGTTCTGCGGGAAGGACCACGGCCTCGGCTGCCATGGATGGCCCAACTGGGATCTCCAGCAGCCTGGCCAGGTCCTCGCGCACAAACTGGCGGGGCGCCAAAGGCGACGCTTCGATCTCGGCCGTCTTGTCCTTGTACACGCCTAAGGGGAAATAGCTCATCAGCTGTTCTTCGATCCAGCGGATTGCCTGGGTAGGTGCCATCTTCCACCCGGAGGGACACGCGGACAGCACCTCCACGAGCGAGAAACCTTTCCCTTCCGCCTGCACCTGCAGCGCCTTGCGCACCGCCCGGCGTGCCTGCGCGATGTGCTTGGCATCAGTCAACGCCACCCGCTCGATGTAGACGGGGGCCTCCAATGTGGCGAGCAGTTCGCTGACCCGCAGAGGGAAGCCCTCATTGCTCGCCTTGCGTCCATAGGGCGAGGTGGTGGTCTTTTGCCCGATGAGCGTCGTGGGAGCCATCTGGCCGCCGGTCATCCCGTAGATGGCGTTGTTCACGAAAAAGACCGTAATCGGCTCGCCGCGATTGGCCGCATGAATGATCTCGGCAGTGCCAATGGCCGCCAAGTCGCCATCCCCCTGGTAGCTGATGACGATGCTGTGCGGATACACCCGTTTGATGCCGGTCGCCACGGCGGGGGCACGCCCGTGGGCGCATTGGATGTTGCCAGTGCGGAAGTAGTAGTAGGCAAACACACTGCACCCTACTGGGCTGATGACGATCGCGCGGTCACGGAGATTGAAATCGTCCAAAGCCTCGGCGATCAACTTGTGCAGAATGCCATGGCCGCATCCTGGGCAGTAGTGGGTAGTCGTCTTGTCGGCCCCTGGCTTCCGCTCGTAGACTGCATAGAACGAGTCGGCCTTTCGCAGTACTTTCTCCGCCATGGTCAGTCCTCTATGTATTTCGAGATAGCCTGTTGGGCCTCTTCGGTGGTTGGCACCACGCCGCCCATGCGGGAGTAGAATTCCACAGGACACCTGCCCAACACCACCAGACGCACATCGTCGACCATTTGCCCGTTGGACAGTTCTATCACCAGCAAACGGTCGACGCGCTCGGCCAACTCGGCCAGGACCGCCTTTGGAAAAGGCCAGAGCGTAATTGGCCGGAGCATACCCACTTTCTGGCCCTGCGCTCGAAGCAGGTCCACCGCCGACTGTACCACCCGCGACACGATGCCGTACGCGACCACCACCAGGCGCGCGTCATCCACCCGGTAGGCCTCGTAGCGCACTTCCTGGCGCTCGATCTCGGCATACTTGGCCTGCAATTTCTGGTTGTGGCGCTCCAGAATCTCCGGCTCCAGTTCGATGGATGTGATCAAGCGATACTGGTCATCGTCGTCCACCTGCAGAGCCCACTCTTTTGCCGGCAACTCCGTGACCGGCGGTGGGAATTCCACAGGCTCCATCATCTGGCCGATGAAGCCGTCCACCAGCAGCGCCGCCGGATTCCGGTACTTGTCGGCAAGCTCAAAGGCCAGCATGGTCAGGTCACACATCTCCTGGGCAGAATTGGGAGCCAGGACGATGAGCTTGTAGTTGCCGTGGCCTCCGCCCTTCACCATCTGATTGTAGTCGCTCTGCTCAGGGGCGATATTCCCGAGGCCAGGTCCGCCGCGATTGACGTTGACCACCACCAGCGGCAGTTCCGCCCCGGCAGCGTAGGACAAGCCTTCCTGCTTGAGGCTGATGCCCGGACTGGAAGAGGCGGTCATCACGCGCTGTCCCCCGGAGGCAGCGCCATAGACCATGTTGATGGAGGCCACCTCGCTTTCCGCCTGGAGGAAGGTCCCCCCCACCAGGGGCATGTAGTAGGCAGCGGCTTCGGCAATCTCGGAGGCCGGCGTAATGGGGTAACCGAAAAAGTAGCGGCACCCGGCCAGGATGGCCCCTTTCACCACCGCCTCGTTTCCTTTGATGAGCTGCTTAGCCATTGGCGTCCACCTCCTCCCCCACGTAGCCCTTCTTGTAGACGGTGATCGCCCCCGGCTCTGGGCAGGCGTAGAAGCAGATGCCGCACCCAGTGCAGCCCTCCCCTTTGTATCCAGCAGGGTGATAACCCATGCGATTGAGCTTCGCCTGCGCAAACAGGACCTTCACGGGACATGCAGCAATGCACAGTCCGCACCCCTTGCATTCGTCCTCGCGGAAAACAACCTTCGCCTTTGCCAATCCCACCTGCGTTTCCGCCATGCTCTTCTTCATGCCTCCGTTTCACGTGTACCGTTCAGCAACGAAAAGGGAGCCGGGCGAAGGCTCGGGCTCCCTGGGGCTTCTGCGCAATATGATGCGCCACTGCGTGTATGAGATCTCCGATTCTCCTGGATTCTACCATTCAGTCCTTCCGCCAGAGACAACCG is from Calditrichota bacterium and encodes:
- a CDS encoding 2-oxoacid:acceptor oxidoreductase family protein → MAEKVLRKADSFYAVYERKPGADKTTTHYCPGCGHGILHKLIAEALDDFNLRDRAIVISPVGCSVFAYYYFRTGNIQCAHGRAPAVATGIKRVYPHSIVISYQGDGDLAAIGTAEIIHAANRGEPITVFFVNNAIYGMTGGQMAPTTLIGQKTTTSPYGRKASNEGFPLRVSELLATLEAPVYIERVALTDAKHIAQARRAVRKALQVQAEGKGFSLVEVLSACPSGWKMAPTQAIRWIEEQLMSYFPLGVYKDKTAEIEASPLAPRQFVREDLARLLEIPVGPSMAAEAVVLPAERYRNPRLKVAGFGGQGILLLGLVLAEAGMRAGYNVSWIPSYGPEMRGGTANCHVNLSTARIGSPVVSVPTVLIAMNLPSLDRFEPEVQAGGLVIYDSSLIDRTVQRSDVEVLPLPATKMADDLGNTRVANMVALGAYVGFTGILSKEQVLSTLPEAIKRKELLAINEKAVAAGFQYAEDFKKRN
- a CDS encoding 3-methyl-2-oxobutanoate dehydrogenase subunit VorB — its product is MAKQLIKGNEAVVKGAILAGCRYFFGYPITPASEIAEAAAYYMPLVGGTFLQAESEVASINMVYGAASGGQRVMTASSSPGISLKQEGLSYAAGAELPLVVVNVNRGGPGLGNIAPEQSDYNQMVKGGGHGNYKLIVLAPNSAQEMCDLTMLAFELADKYRNPAALLVDGFIGQMMEPVEFPPPVTELPAKEWALQVDDDDQYRLITSIELEPEILERHNQKLQAKYAEIERQEVRYEAYRVDDARLVVVAYGIVSRVVQSAVDLLRAQGQKVGMLRPITLWPFPKAVLAELAERVDRLLVIELSNGQMVDDVRLVVLGRCPVEFYSRMGGVVPTTEEAQQAISKYIED
- a CDS encoding 4Fe-4S dicluster domain-containing protein is translated as MAETQVGLAKAKVVFREDECKGCGLCIAACPVKVLFAQAKLNRMGYHPAGYKGEGCTGCGICFYACPEPGAITVYKKGYVGEEVDANG